The following are encoded together in the Bradymonas sediminis genome:
- a CDS encoding type I restriction endonuclease subunit R codes for MSAEYSEDQLVQQTTADFLAEELGWRSLMAWHEETLGPNGTLGRKNENEVVLTRELEAALRRLNPGLPDVAYDEAINKLTVTRATKSLFQTNREMTALIRDRVPVEFKDENGESRAERLRVIDFDQPENNDFLAVRELWVQGKYYRRRPDLIGFVNGLPLLFIELKAHYKDVQVAHDDNFSDYQDTIPHLFHHNALVMLSNGDEARVGTFSSPYDFFHEWKRLDEDETGVVDWETMLRGICEKQRFLDIVENFIHFDESPSGGPIKALAANHQYLGVNRAFEAVQERDVRAGKLGVFWHTQGSGKSYSMYWLAQKVHRKVAGSFTFIIVTDRDELDTQIVNTFVGCGAVAEAKAPIVHASSRADLKKLLAEDHRYIFTLIHKFDVNETEPCTLRDNVIVIADEAHRTQNGKLAEAMRLALPNAAFIAFTGTPLMEGPEDQLTRDTFGYYVSRYDFKRAVDDGATVKLFYDNRGEKLQLVSADINERMAEELEKHDLEPDQIQRLEQDLARDYHILTSDERLERVARDLVAHYASRWETGNAMLICLDKITCVRMYNLIEKFWLEETERQARRVQQLREDRSALPTKLANVTEDDRARLLAVADGHIERGEAKLVWLQETETCVVFSEDQNEVKHFKKWGLDILPHRQKLKERDLSAEYKNQAHPFRLAIVCAMWLTGFDVPQLSTLYIDKPMKGHNLMQAIARANRKAPGKNNGLIVDYNGMLKSLRAALAKYGDGPGPGGGAGESDTAPTVNLDELEQELQIAVVDCEAHLQDCGFDIQKLADAVGFAKLALLSKTNEDSAVNAVCQTDETRARFEVLAREVFKKRKALVAEPQRITPYRKRANAIEAIYKKLEDNKAAADISEVMMALHGIVGESITHAGATRMPGAKSGKVYDISHIDFDRLKSEFSKNSNKNTAVQSLKDAIDKRLQRMIAQNPLRTDFYKRYSAIIADYNRETDRVTIEETFEELVKLVGEMGKEEQRAMREDLDEENLAVFDVLIKQKDDLDTRTRNRVKEIARDLLDLIKSKLGELDHWKEKRQTQAQVKSLIYDYLYSEETGLPIDAYTEEDVQSLAEVVYLHVYRQYESADENVYASVANGGLGLAESSVSTVTSTHTQSSSIIAFPSGTSTSTTASNRQLNILPHARVDPFVNAVPLLDLKVAAGGFSTEQAVYAVDDFDWVTLDGQTQPAPGLFVAQVIGESMNRRIPNGAWCLWRANPGGTRRGKVVLAQLRDITDPEHGGRYTVKVYESEKVADEEGGWRHTVVRLKPQSDDAGFEVMVFEGGEAGELRVVAELVAVLG; via the coding sequence ATGAGCGCCGAATATTCCGAGGACCAGCTTGTGCAGCAGACCACCGCCGACTTCCTCGCCGAGGAGCTCGGCTGGCGAAGTCTTATGGCGTGGCATGAGGAAACTTTAGGTCCAAATGGAACACTCGGGCGCAAGAATGAGAACGAGGTTGTGCTCACTCGCGAGCTCGAAGCCGCGTTGCGCAGGCTCAATCCCGGACTGCCCGATGTGGCCTATGATGAGGCCATCAACAAGCTCACAGTGACCCGTGCGACGAAGTCTCTATTTCAAACCAACCGCGAGATGACGGCCCTTATCCGCGACCGCGTACCGGTCGAATTTAAGGATGAGAATGGCGAGTCGCGCGCGGAGCGGCTGCGTGTTATTGATTTCGACCAGCCCGAGAATAACGACTTCCTCGCGGTTCGTGAGTTATGGGTCCAGGGGAAGTATTACCGACGACGTCCGGATCTCATCGGCTTCGTCAACGGGCTGCCGCTGCTCTTTATCGAACTCAAGGCTCATTATAAAGATGTGCAAGTCGCCCATGACGATAATTTTAGCGATTATCAGGATACGATTCCGCACCTCTTCCACCATAACGCGTTGGTGATGCTCTCCAACGGTGACGAGGCGCGGGTGGGCACCTTCTCAAGCCCCTACGACTTCTTCCACGAGTGGAAACGCCTCGACGAAGACGAGACCGGCGTCGTCGATTGGGAGACCATGCTGCGCGGCATCTGCGAGAAGCAACGCTTTCTCGATATCGTCGAGAATTTCATTCATTTCGACGAGAGCCCCAGCGGCGGACCCATCAAAGCATTGGCCGCCAACCACCAATACCTCGGCGTGAACCGCGCCTTCGAGGCCGTCCAGGAGCGCGATGTCCGCGCGGGCAAGCTGGGCGTCTTCTGGCATACCCAGGGCAGCGGCAAATCCTATTCGATGTACTGGCTCGCCCAAAAAGTGCATCGCAAGGTGGCGGGATCATTCACCTTTATCATCGTCACCGACCGCGACGAGCTCGACACCCAGATCGTAAATACCTTCGTCGGCTGCGGCGCTGTCGCCGAGGCCAAAGCCCCCATCGTCCACGCCAGCAGCCGCGCCGACCTAAAGAAGCTGCTCGCCGAGGACCACCGCTATATCTTCACGCTTATCCATAAGTTTGATGTCAACGAAACCGAGCCCTGCACGCTGCGCGACAATGTCATTGTCATCGCCGACGAAGCTCACCGTACTCAGAACGGCAAATTGGCCGAGGCAATGCGCCTCGCGCTTCCGAACGCCGCCTTTATCGCGTTCACCGGCACGCCGCTGATGGAGGGCCCCGAGGACCAACTCACCCGCGATACCTTTGGTTATTATGTCTCGCGCTACGACTTCAAACGTGCGGTGGACGACGGCGCAACGGTCAAACTCTTTTACGATAACCGTGGCGAAAAACTCCAACTAGTCAGCGCTGATATCAACGAGCGTATGGCCGAAGAGTTGGAGAAACACGACCTCGAACCCGACCAAATCCAACGACTCGAACAAGACCTCGCCCGCGACTATCATATCCTCACCAGCGACGAGCGCCTGGAGCGCGTCGCGCGAGATCTGGTTGCCCACTACGCGAGCCGGTGGGAGACCGGCAACGCGATGCTTATCTGTTTGGATAAGATCACTTGCGTGCGGATGTATAACCTCATCGAGAAGTTCTGGCTGGAGGAAACCGAGCGTCAGGCGCGTCGTGTACAGCAATTACGCGAAGACCGAAGCGCGTTGCCCACAAAGCTCGCCAACGTCACCGAAGACGACCGCGCACGCCTGCTCGCCGTCGCGGACGGGCATATTGAGCGTGGTGAAGCGAAGCTTGTCTGGCTCCAAGAAACCGAGACCTGCGTGGTCTTTAGCGAGGACCAAAACGAGGTTAAACACTTTAAGAAATGGGGCCTCGACATCCTTCCACATCGGCAGAAACTGAAGGAGCGTGACCTCTCTGCCGAGTATAAAAATCAAGCGCACCCGTTTCGCCTGGCTATTGTCTGTGCGATGTGGCTAACGGGATTCGACGTCCCCCAATTGTCGACGCTCTATATCGACAAGCCAATGAAGGGGCATAACCTCATGCAGGCCATCGCCCGCGCTAACCGCAAGGCGCCTGGCAAAAACAATGGTTTGATCGTCGACTATAATGGGATGCTTAAAAGTCTGCGCGCCGCCTTGGCGAAATACGGCGATGGACCTGGGCCGGGAGGCGGCGCAGGCGAGAGTGATACCGCGCCGACCGTCAATCTCGATGAGCTCGAACAAGAACTCCAGATCGCGGTCGTCGACTGTGAAGCACATCTTCAGGACTGCGGTTTCGATATTCAAAAGCTCGCCGACGCCGTCGGTTTTGCTAAACTGGCGCTATTAAGCAAGACGAACGAAGACTCTGCGGTCAACGCCGTCTGTCAGACCGACGAGACCCGTGCGCGCTTTGAGGTTCTAGCCCGCGAAGTCTTCAAAAAGCGTAAAGCCTTGGTCGCTGAGCCCCAGCGCATCACTCCCTATCGCAAGCGCGCCAACGCCATCGAGGCCATTTATAAGAAGCTCGAAGACAATAAGGCGGCGGCCGATATTAGTGAGGTGATGATGGCGCTCCACGGCATCGTCGGTGAGTCCATCACCCACGCTGGCGCGACCCGAATGCCCGGCGCCAAATCCGGCAAGGTCTATGATATCAGCCATATCGACTTCGACCGGCTCAAGTCGGAGTTCTCCAAGAATTCGAATAAAAATACCGCCGTCCAGTCGCTCAAAGACGCCATCGACAAGCGTCTTCAGCGCATGATTGCGCAGAACCCGCTGCGCACCGACTTCTACAAGCGCTATTCGGCCATCATCGCGGATTACAATCGCGAGACCGACCGCGTCACCATTGAAGAGACCTTCGAAGAACTCGTTAAGCTTGTCGGTGAGATGGGAAAAGAGGAGCAACGCGCCATGCGCGAAGACCTCGATGAGGAGAACCTCGCCGTCTTCGACGTGCTCATCAAACAAAAAGACGACCTCGACACCCGCACCCGAAATCGCGTCAAAGAGATCGCCCGCGACCTGCTCGACCTTATAAAATCAAAACTCGGCGAGCTCGACCATTGGAAGGAAAAGCGCCAGACCCAGGCCCAGGTCAAAAGCCTGATCTACGACTATCTCTATAGCGAGGAGACCGGTCTGCCGATCGACGCTTATACCGAAGAAGACGTCCAATCACTCGCCGAAGTCGTCTATCTGCACGTCTATCGGCAATACGAAAGCGCCGACGAAAATGTCTATGCCTCCGTCGCAAACGGCGGCCTCGGGCTCGCCGAATCATCGGTCTCAACCGTAACCTCGACCCATACACAATCGTCGAGTATCATCGCATTCCCCAGCGGAACCTCGACCTCGACCACCGCTTCCAATCGTCAGCTCAATATCCTCCCTCACGCTAGGGTTGATCCGTTCGTCAACGCAGTCCCACTCCTCGACCTAAAGGTCGCCGCCGGCGGTTTCTCAACCGAACAAGCCGTTTACGCCGTTGATGATTTCGATTGGGTCACTCTCGACGGCCAAACCCAACCCGCCCCCGGGCTTTTCGTCGCCCAGGTTATCGGCGAGTCGATGAACCGCCGTATCCCCAACGGCGCCTGGTGTCTCTGGCGCGCCAACCCCGGCGGCACCCGGCGGGGCAAAGTCGTTCTGGCGCAACTTCGTGACATCACCGATCCGGAACATGGTGGTCGTTATACCGTGAAGGTTTATGAGTCGGAGAAGGTGGCGGATGAGGAGGGTGGCTGGCGACATACGGTCGTGCGGCTGAAGCCGCAGTCGGATGATGCGGGGTTTGAGGTGATGGTTTTTGAGGGTGGGGAGGCAGGTGAGTTGCGGGTGGTGGCGGAGTTGGTGGCGGTTTTGGGGTGA